From Candidatus Manganitrophus morganii, the proteins below share one genomic window:
- a CDS encoding PD-(D/E)XK nuclease family protein encodes MTYSPSRLETYRQCPQKFKFTYIDQVPSSLEGIEAFMGSRVHEALYKLYTDLRFCKLTSLEDLLAYYREIWEKEWHGDIQIIRDELTPDEYRALGEKCLVDYYRRYAPFDQTRTLGLEHPVQFHLDPDGRYAMKGFIDRLSQPKDGVIWIHDYKTKGFFPTQQDLDQDRQLAYYQMAVQRLWPETKEVELIWHYLIFDQEIRSRRTTDDLETLRQETIALIEEIETTTEFPVKQSALCSWCEYRAICPLFRHLYETASLPKNEYMNEEGVFLVERLAALQIEEARVKGEIEKVKEALLAYTQKKGVEVLFSKTHKVRVKIYENVRFPGKNDPGRPALEKAIKEAGRWEEVSSLDVFALSKVLLSGTWGAELTERLKKLGKPDKSPWIKVFPRDERK; translated from the coding sequence GTGACCTATTCTCCATCCCGGCTAGAGACCTACCGCCAATGTCCTCAAAAGTTTAAGTTTACCTACATCGACCAGGTCCCTTCCTCCTTGGAGGGGATCGAGGCCTTCATGGGATCCCGCGTTCACGAGGCGCTCTATAAGCTCTATACCGATCTGCGTTTTTGCAAATTAACGTCCTTGGAAGATCTCCTCGCCTACTATCGCGAAATCTGGGAAAAAGAGTGGCACGGCGACATTCAGATCATCCGCGATGAGCTGACCCCGGATGAATACCGCGCCCTGGGGGAGAAATGTTTGGTCGACTACTATCGCCGGTATGCTCCCTTCGATCAGACACGAACGCTCGGCCTGGAGCATCCGGTCCAGTTTCATCTCGATCCCGACGGAAGATATGCGATGAAGGGATTCATCGACCGGTTGAGCCAGCCGAAGGACGGCGTGATCTGGATTCATGACTATAAGACAAAAGGATTCTTTCCCACACAGCAAGATCTCGATCAGGATCGACAGCTCGCTTATTATCAAATGGCGGTGCAACGGCTCTGGCCCGAAACAAAAGAGGTTGAGCTGATTTGGCATTATCTCATCTTCGATCAAGAGATCCGCTCGCGGCGGACGACGGACGATTTGGAAACGTTGCGGCAGGAGACGATCGCTTTGATCGAGGAGATCGAAACGACCACCGAATTTCCCGTCAAACAGAGCGCCCTCTGCAGCTGGTGCGAATATCGCGCGATCTGCCCCCTCTTCCGCCATCTTTATGAGACCGCGTCGCTTCCCAAAAATGAGTATATGAATGAAGAGGGGGTCTTCCTGGTCGAGCGCCTGGCCGCCCTCCAAATCGAGGAGGCAAGGGTCAAAGGAGAGATCGAAAAGGTCAAGGAGGCCCTCCTGGCCTATACGCAGAAAAAGGGGGTCGAGGTTCTCTTCTCGAAGACCCATAAGGTTCGGGTAAAAATATATGAAAATGTCCGCTTCCCGGGAAAAAATGATCCCGGGCGGCCCGCTTTGGAGAAGGCGATCAAAGAGGCGGGGCGATGGGAAGAGGTCTCGTCGCTCGATGTTTTTGCGCTTTCGAAGGTTCTTTTGAGCGGTACCTGGGGGGCGGAATTGACGGAGCGGCTGAAAAAACTGGGCAAACCTGACAAGAGCCCCTGGATCAAGGTCTTCCCTCGCGACGAACGAAAATAG
- a CDS encoding formylglycine-generating enzyme family protein has product MDKIFIRAWILFVSFLCLIALVAIRVTSPKDPEERAVTQSVKVSGDPKENPMILVPAGEFIMGSEEGGFDEKPPRRVYVDAFEMNQYEVTQYDYAEFVRATGHRSPLSRYLKNIESFNDQNQPVVYVTWEDAGAFCRWKGGRLPTEAEWEKASKGAEAAAWPWGSEPKPIFANFLGGEDQAHYTAIVGSFEQDKSPYRIYDMAGNVREWVQDWYDEHYYRHAPNRNPKGPDQGEMKTLRGGSWNDSAVSGRTSARMKMFPDYRDTTVGFRCAKSTDR; this is encoded by the coding sequence ATGGACAAAATTTTTATTAGAGCTTGGATTCTTTTTGTTTCATTTTTGTGCCTTATTGCCCTTGTTGCAATCCGCGTTACCAGCCCAAAGGACCCGGAAGAGAGGGCGGTTACTCAGAGTGTAAAAGTCTCGGGGGATCCAAAGGAAAACCCAATGATTTTAGTGCCGGCGGGGGAATTCATCATGGGAAGCGAAGAGGGTGGGTTTGATGAAAAACCGCCTCGCCGCGTCTATGTGGATGCTTTTGAGATGAACCAGTATGAAGTAACTCAATATGATTATGCTGAATTCGTTCGAGCAACAGGACACCGCTCTCCCCTCTCTCGTTATCTGAAAAATATTGAGAGCTTTAATGACCAGAATCAACCGGTCGTATATGTTACCTGGGAAGATGCCGGCGCATTTTGCCGATGGAAGGGGGGGCGCCTTCCCACAGAAGCGGAATGGGAAAAAGCTTCGAAAGGCGCAGAGGCGGCTGCATGGCCCTGGGGGAGTGAGCCCAAGCCGATCTTTGCGAATTTCCTGGGGGGAGAGGATCAAGCGCATTATACGGCGATTGTCGGCTCGTTTGAGCAGGACAAGAGTCCTTATCGGATCTATGACATGGCGGGTAACGTGCGGGAATGGGTCCAAGATTGGTATGACGAGCACTATTACAGGCATGCGCCCAATCGAAACCCGAAAGGTCCGGATCAAGGGGAGATGAAAACGCTTCGAGGGGGCTCCTGGAATGACTCCGCGGTTTCAGGACGGACTTCCGCGCGGATGAAAATGTTTCCGGATTACAGGGATACTACAGTGGGATTTAGGTGCGCCAAGTCGACTGACCGGTAG
- a CDS encoding cytochrome ubiquinol oxidase subunit I — translation MRSFNDPRKAKIGAGVLLGVIGLLLLLPFIPLQAGAEEAKKEAAAGTEQKVEKAKDVFYKGEGEFGIVSGPPAPTLKYPDDYGTYGTFQSRTILWVANQQHLYFGSFVLAVPMFVFVMELVGMMQKDKTMAKKYDDMAHEMMKISLTAYSITAVLGGILIFTFLALYPGFFGYLSKIFKPIMHVYALLFILESGTLYIYYYGWDRMNDGGFLKWVHLSISFLLNTIGIILMFFANSWIAFMMSPAGVDEKGRFLGDIWKAVHTALWHPLNIHRILGNAAFGGGVVAAYASYRLLAAKTPEEKAYYDWMSYVAMFMGILNLIPLPFAGYWLMREIYGYRQQMGITLMGGLLAWVFIMQAMMIAILFVSTNYYLWQAMGRMPGAERYYRFFKYMLLVLIVSTIAWLTPHTLVMTPAELKAMGGAQHPVVGNYGVMSAKNTAINIMISTTVLCFCIYQRCNKVPTVKWAAMGNAFLGALFTGAAINIVFLGIYGYFIPANVRIGLSVPQVCTTLTCLFVGVTVNTMMLKNARQLGEVRWGQMSPRGAYALFLLAVSFTWTMAVMGYLRSSVRLHWHVNEVLRDNSPWAFTNPLGYAGNINSMNVLLFWTMLLFVFWLGALSAKKAHVTAEETAGVGKATIPAGSH, via the coding sequence ATGCGTAGCTTTAACGATCCTAGAAAGGCGAAGATCGGAGCAGGTGTCCTTCTGGGTGTGATAGGCTTGCTCCTCCTCCTCCCCTTTATCCCCCTTCAGGCTGGAGCCGAAGAAGCAAAAAAAGAAGCGGCTGCTGGAACGGAACAAAAGGTTGAGAAGGCAAAGGACGTTTTTTATAAGGGAGAGGGCGAGTTTGGGATCGTCTCGGGTCCGCCGGCCCCCACTCTGAAATATCCCGACGATTACGGAACCTACGGCACCTTCCAGAGCCGCACGATTCTCTGGGTTGCAAACCAGCAGCATCTCTATTTCGGTAGCTTCGTTCTCGCCGTCCCCATGTTCGTGTTCGTGATGGAGCTGGTCGGGATGATGCAAAAAGACAAGACGATGGCCAAGAAATATGATGATATGGCCCATGAGATGATGAAAATCAGCTTGACCGCTTATTCGATCACCGCGGTCCTCGGCGGTATTCTCATCTTTACCTTCCTGGCCCTCTATCCCGGGTTCTTCGGTTATCTGTCCAAAATCTTCAAGCCGATCATGCATGTGTATGCCCTCCTCTTTATCCTGGAGAGCGGAACACTCTATATCTACTACTACGGTTGGGATCGAATGAATGACGGCGGATTCCTGAAGTGGGTCCACCTCTCGATCTCCTTCCTTCTCAACACGATCGGTATCATCCTGATGTTCTTCGCCAACTCCTGGATCGCGTTCATGATGTCTCCGGCGGGCGTCGATGAAAAAGGCCGCTTCTTGGGCGACATCTGGAAGGCAGTGCATACCGCCCTCTGGCATCCGCTGAACATCCATCGCATTCTTGGAAATGCCGCGTTTGGCGGAGGTGTGGTGGCCGCTTATGCATCTTATCGACTGCTGGCCGCCAAAACGCCGGAAGAAAAAGCGTATTACGACTGGATGAGCTATGTCGCGATGTTTATGGGGATCTTGAACCTCATTCCTCTTCCATTCGCAGGTTATTGGCTGATGCGGGAAATCTACGGCTACCGGCAGCAGATGGGGATCACCTTGATGGGAGGTCTTCTGGCCTGGGTGTTCATCATGCAGGCGATGATGATCGCAATCTTGTTTGTGAGCACCAACTACTACCTCTGGCAGGCGATGGGGAGAATGCCGGGAGCGGAACGCTATTACCGGTTCTTTAAGTACATGCTCCTTGTCCTGATCGTTTCCACGATCGCCTGGTTGACCCCTCATACGCTGGTCATGACCCCCGCCGAGCTGAAGGCGATGGGTGGCGCGCAGCATCCGGTGGTCGGAAACTACGGTGTTATGTCGGCTAAAAATACCGCGATCAACATCATGATCTCGACGACGGTCCTCTGCTTCTGTATCTATCAACGATGTAACAAGGTCCCGACAGTGAAATGGGCGGCGATGGGAAATGCCTTCCTTGGTGCGCTCTTCACAGGTGCGGCGATCAACATCGTCTTTCTCGGAATCTACGGCTACTTCATTCCCGCCAACGTTCGGATCGGTCTTTCCGTCCCTCAGGTCTGCACGACCTTGACCTGTCTGTTTGTCGGGGTGACCGTGAATACGATGATGCTGAAGAACGCAAGACAGCTTGGCGAAGTTCGATGGGGCCAAATGTCCCCGAGGGGAGCCTATGCGCTCTTCTTGCTCGCCGTCTCCTTTACCTGGACAATGGCGGTGATGGGTTACCTCCGCTCTTCCGTCCGGTTGCATTGGCATGTCAATGAGGTTCTGCGCGACAATTCCCCATGGGCATTTACCAATCCGCTGGGTTATGCGGGTAACATCAACTCAATGAATGTGCTCTTATTCTGGACGATGCTCCTCTTCGTCTTCTGGCTTGGCGCCCTCTCCGCGAAGAAGGCCCATGTCACGGCAGAAGAGACAGCGGGTGTCGGAAAAGCGACAATTCCGGCGGGGAGCCATTAA
- a CDS encoding cytochrome c biogenesis protein DipZ, translating into MSWTLGILAIVAGAFTVLSPCILPILPPLLSASISGGDHRRPLWIVAGLAISFTLFGVIFAFFGSFLGLSNNALRHAALLILFFLGLSLLWPSLWERIGTKISALIRQIPGMNRSSIEKTPLSAAFLGASLGLIWAPCAGPVLGIILTLAAVQASFGPTLILMSAYSLGAAAPMLLIGYGGRRISDRITSLRRWGALTHKALGALTVATVVALFFQFDTFLLAKLPGSLFVANQIEKRLVETKPPSDAGNRSGAENAPGAGKKSPYPVLGKMPEFTQITTWLNSSPLTKESLRGKVVLVEFWTYSCINCIRALPAVTRWDATYRDQGLVIVGVHTPEFQFEKEIENIKRAIARHGIKYPVAVDNDYGTWKAFRNQFWPAKYLIDAEGRLRLTHFGEGDEDIFEGAIQSVLMEAKLLHAPVTIEKAEKTVNVFRIRSPETYTGYNRAGNFFSKEKMAPDVTVNYTSPPSLRLNQWALGGTWKVIDEAAILQAPGGKIQFRFQAPKLNLVMKGTEKGIPAKILIDGAPLPANMRGVDVGADGKAIINDARLYNLVTLPKEDEGEHLFEMIFESPNAELYAFTFG; encoded by the coding sequence ATGAGCTGGACCCTTGGAATTTTAGCGATCGTCGCGGGCGCCTTCACCGTTTTAAGCCCCTGCATCCTGCCGATCCTTCCCCCGCTCTTAAGCGCCTCGATCTCCGGAGGGGATCACCGTCGCCCGCTCTGGATTGTCGCCGGTCTTGCAATCAGCTTTACCCTTTTCGGCGTCATCTTTGCGTTCTTCGGAAGCTTCCTCGGTCTCAGTAATAACGCCCTTCGACACGCGGCCCTCCTCATTTTATTCTTCCTTGGCCTCAGTCTTCTCTGGCCCTCGCTCTGGGAGCGAATCGGGACGAAGATCAGCGCCCTCATCCGACAGATCCCCGGAATGAATCGATCCTCCATCGAGAAAACGCCCCTCTCCGCCGCCTTCCTCGGCGCGTCGCTCGGACTGATCTGGGCCCCCTGCGCCGGGCCGGTCTTGGGGATCATTTTGACCTTGGCCGCCGTGCAGGCTTCGTTCGGACCAACCTTGATTTTGATGAGCGCTTACTCCCTCGGCGCCGCGGCGCCGATGCTTTTAATCGGGTACGGCGGGCGACGGATCTCGGACCGGATCACCTCCCTTCGCCGGTGGGGAGCGTTGACACACAAAGCGCTCGGCGCCCTGACCGTCGCAACGGTCGTCGCCCTCTTCTTTCAGTTCGATACCTTCCTCCTTGCCAAGCTGCCCGGTTCGCTCTTCGTCGCCAATCAAATCGAGAAGCGGCTGGTCGAAACCAAACCGCCGTCCGATGCCGGCAACCGCTCCGGCGCCGAGAACGCTCCCGGCGCCGGCAAGAAATCCCCCTACCCTGTCCTCGGAAAGATGCCGGAGTTCACGCAGATCACGACCTGGCTTAATTCATCGCCCCTGACCAAAGAGAGCCTGCGCGGAAAAGTAGTGCTGGTCGAATTCTGGACCTACTCCTGCATCAACTGCATCCGCGCGCTGCCGGCGGTCACCCGCTGGGACGCAACGTACCGCGACCAGGGTCTGGTCATCGTCGGCGTTCACACGCCGGAGTTTCAGTTCGAGAAGGAGATTGAAAACATCAAGCGGGCCATCGCGCGTCACGGGATCAAATATCCGGTCGCCGTCGACAACGACTACGGCACCTGGAAAGCCTTCCGCAATCAGTTCTGGCCGGCGAAATATCTGATCGATGCGGAGGGAAGGCTGCGGCTGACGCACTTCGGCGAGGGGGATGAGGATATCTTCGAAGGGGCGATCCAATCGGTCTTGATGGAGGCGAAGCTGCTTCACGCGCCGGTGACGATCGAGAAAGCGGAAAAAACGGTGAACGTCTTCAGGATCCGCTCCCCCGAAACCTACACTGGCTACAACCGCGCCGGCAATTTTTTCTCGAAAGAAAAGATGGCTCCCGACGTGACGGTCAACTATACCTCGCCTCCTTCCCTTCGACTCAACCAATGGGCCCTCGGCGGCACTTGGAAAGTCATCGATGAAGCGGCGATCCTCCAGGCCCCCGGAGGCAAAATCCAATTCCGCTTCCAGGCGCCGAAGCTGAATCTGGTGATGAAAGGGACGGAGAAAGGAATTCCGGCGAAGATTCTGATCGACGGCGCGCCGCTCCCGGCGAACATGCGCGGCGTCGATGTCGGAGCGGACGGCAAAGCGATCATTAACGATGCGCGGCTCTACAATCTGGTGACGCTCCCGAAGGAAGACGAGGGGGAGCATCTCTTCGAGATGATCTTCGAGAGTCCGAACGCGGAGCTTTACGCGTTCACATTTGGGTAA
- a CDS encoding nitric oxide reductase, with product MKKEKETGGTILKVAIWYVFVLGVFAGIANWLPQIRGDAPEAAEAVDLGSVTPEMLATMGKKIVFGTENPSFGKGDVPIGKGQCPLCHMFFQEQKADRCPVLIGEEERSGNRVKEERYKAFASRLANGEPNSGLKPHAATGGEYLLESEYCPNCYVVEGFGIKGTNDQESPMPIINKPPIQLTDTEIVAVVSFLQSKDAGEMNKITAKDDWEAYFGKPLKQDAGPKEGEAKVVAGPPVALEADTVDQIVTKMACVACHKIPGLEVAKAGMVGPLLIEKTNAPNRIKSPEYQKAVKEGKAKAKTPREYVIESIMDPAAFIVPGFADDMMKDFRHKFTVSGLDKLVDYLLQQDAEAAIKSGLDRLPNEKEGSLKKASLTPSEGKSVETASNPNSDSMQAAVTGQVSGGKF from the coding sequence ATGAAAAAGGAAAAAGAAACAGGGGGAACTATCTTAAAAGTAGCCATCTGGTACGTCTTTGTTCTGGGTGTCTTTGCGGGAATCGCAAATTGGTTGCCGCAAATCAGAGGAGACGCGCCTGAGGCGGCGGAAGCGGTAGACCTTGGTTCCGTCACGCCGGAAATGCTGGCGACGATGGGAAAAAAGATCGTTTTCGGAACTGAAAATCCGAGCTTCGGTAAAGGGGATGTTCCGATCGGAAAAGGTCAGTGCCCGCTCTGCCACATGTTCTTCCAGGAGCAGAAGGCGGATCGTTGCCCGGTTTTGATCGGTGAGGAAGAGCGCTCAGGCAATCGGGTCAAGGAAGAAAGATATAAAGCTTTCGCTTCGCGTCTCGCAAACGGTGAGCCGAATAGCGGACTCAAGCCTCATGCGGCTACCGGTGGAGAGTATCTCCTTGAATCGGAGTACTGCCCGAACTGTTACGTGGTGGAAGGCTTTGGTATCAAGGGGACGAACGATCAGGAAAGCCCCATGCCGATCATCAATAAGCCACCCATTCAGTTAACCGATACTGAAATCGTCGCGGTTGTCAGCTTCCTACAGTCAAAAGATGCGGGGGAGATGAACAAGATCACCGCAAAGGATGACTGGGAAGCTTATTTTGGAAAACCGTTGAAGCAAGATGCAGGACCGAAAGAGGGAGAGGCCAAAGTGGTGGCGGGACCTCCCGTCGCTCTCGAAGCCGATACGGTTGATCAGATCGTCACCAAAATGGCCTGTGTCGCTTGCCATAAAATCCCGGGTCTTGAAGTTGCTAAAGCTGGGATGGTGGGGCCTCTTTTGATCGAAAAGACGAACGCACCCAATCGGATTAAATCTCCTGAATATCAGAAGGCGGTGAAAGAAGGGAAGGCCAAGGCGAAAACGCCGAGGGAGTATGTCATTGAATCTATCATGGATCCGGCGGCCTTCATTGTTCCCGGATTTGCTGATGATATGATGAAGGACTTCCGCCATAAATTCACTGTCTCCGGACTGGATAAACTTGTTGATTACCTTCTGCAGCAAGATGCGGAAGCGGCGATCAAAAGCGGACTGGACCGGCTGCCGAACGAGAAGGAGGGCTCTTTAAAGAAGGCGAGCCTCACCCCATCGGAAGGGAAATCTGTTGAAACTGCATCGAATCCGAATTCGGATTCGATGCAGGCCGCTGTTACAGGGCAGGTTTCAGGAGGGAAATTTTAA
- a CDS encoding molybdopterin-binding protein gives MKKRISLGRRGFLARAAQFSGLFLLAGCDTLSRKAWFEGLLSSAEGLTQRAHRLITPRKAMAREYTEADLSPVFPVNGTTHPGTAEYLAWVENNFADWQLEVGGRVEQPARFSLAALRDLRSRTQITRHDCVEGWSAIGKWKGVPLRLILEQVRPRPEARYVVFHSADPDELGHYYYESIDFEEAYHPQTILAYDLNDQSLPIGNGAPLRLRLERQLGYKMAKYIMRIELVERFDTLAGGKGGYWEDQGYEWYAGI, from the coding sequence ATGAAAAAACGAATTAGTCTCGGCCGGCGGGGGTTCCTTGCCCGCGCCGCCCAATTCTCCGGCCTCTTTCTCCTCGCCGGCTGTGACACGCTTTCCCGAAAAGCATGGTTTGAAGGCCTTCTCAGCAGCGCGGAAGGACTCACCCAACGGGCGCACCGACTCATCACCCCCCGCAAAGCGATGGCGCGGGAGTATACCGAAGCCGACCTCTCCCCGGTCTTCCCGGTCAACGGGACAACGCATCCCGGCACGGCCGAATATCTCGCCTGGGTCGAAAACAATTTCGCCGACTGGCAATTGGAGGTCGGCGGACGGGTCGAGCAGCCGGCCCGATTCTCCCTCGCCGCGCTTCGGGACCTCCGGTCGCGAACCCAGATCACCCGCCACGATTGCGTCGAGGGATGGAGCGCCATCGGCAAATGGAAAGGGGTTCCTCTCCGCCTGATTCTCGAACAGGTCCGCCCCCGCCCGGAGGCCCGCTACGTCGTCTTCCACTCGGCCGATCCCGACGAGCTCGGCCACTATTATTACGAGAGCATCGATTTCGAAGAGGCCTATCATCCCCAGACGATCCTCGCGTACGATCTGAACGACCAGTCTCTCCCGATCGGAAACGGCGCGCCGCTTCGTCTCCGTCTCGAACGACAGCTCGGTTACAAGATGGCAAAGTACATTATGCGGATTGAGCTGGTCGAGCGCTTCGACACCCTCGCCGGAGGAAAAGGAGGCTATTGGGAAGATCAAGGCTATGAATGGTATGCCGGGATCTGA
- a CDS encoding cytochrome c, which yields MLKQRATSLTLQVLFAVLALPMVVWAGGGAGFIDAGKFALLIQMGVGIGIIILAWIIKDKMGIPLPKIIQAPIIWVAAYIVFRFVLQPPIPFSLLAIYMAVVTIACFLYVSLSQPSWEEFTSPIKFMLQEDSGKAKMSRYFTFAAIPLLLAYGTYNKMLPKFDEPIELRTVHPAPPASINVHDKVLNLQTAENPFRIDDSGKYLKVGLESVYHGKNPFAADAPKFLQSVRDGGGVFFGTAGCFFCHGDNLDGRGPFAFAFNPIPANFADPGTIAQLQETFVFWRVAKGGPGLSREAFPWASAMPPWEKHLTTNEMWQVILFEYWHTGFFPRTWD from the coding sequence ATGTTAAAGCAGAGAGCAACTTCTCTTACATTGCAAGTCCTCTTCGCAGTCCTGGCCCTACCGATGGTGGTCTGGGCCGGGGGAGGAGCGGGATTTATCGACGCCGGCAAGTTCGCCTTGCTGATTCAAATGGGCGTCGGAATCGGGATCATCATCTTGGCCTGGATTATCAAGGATAAGATGGGAATACCCCTGCCGAAGATCATTCAGGCGCCGATCATCTGGGTTGCGGCTTATATCGTCTTTCGGTTTGTTCTGCAGCCGCCGATCCCATTTTCACTTCTGGCAATCTATATGGCGGTTGTGACGATTGCATGTTTTCTCTATGTCTCGCTCAGCCAGCCTTCCTGGGAAGAGTTTACCAGTCCTATCAAGTTTATGCTCCAAGAGGACAGTGGAAAGGCAAAGATGTCGCGCTACTTCACCTTTGCAGCGATTCCTTTGCTTCTTGCCTACGGGACATACAACAAGATGCTCCCTAAGTTTGACGAGCCGATCGAGTTAAGAACCGTTCATCCGGCTCCTCCTGCGAGCATCAACGTTCACGACAAAGTCCTGAACCTTCAAACCGCGGAAAATCCATTTCGTATTGATGACTCCGGGAAATATCTGAAGGTCGGTCTTGAAAGCGTCTATCATGGAAAGAATCCCTTCGCTGCGGATGCTCCAAAATTTCTGCAGAGTGTTCGAGATGGGGGAGGGGTCTTTTTCGGAACCGCCGGATGTTTTTTCTGCCATGGGGATAATCTAGACGGAAGAGGGCCGTTCGCCTTTGCATTCAATCCTATTCCGGCGAATTTTGCCGACCCGGGCACGATCGCCCAGCTTCAGGAGACCTTCGTCTTCTGGCGTGTTGCAAAGGGAGGCCCCGGATTGTCGCGTGAGGCGTTTCCTTGGGCCTCTGCCATGCCGCCTTGGGAAAAACATTTGACCACAAATGAGATGTGGCAGGTGATTCTCTTTGAATACTGGCATACCGGTTTCTTCCCGAGAACATGGGATTAA
- a CDS encoding cytochrome b/b6 domain-containing protein — protein sequence MVKPGHTKEGKSADRWRFRHPLWVRLAHWLNVLCLPILLMSGFQIFNAHPALYWGERSDRDRPILAMKALRAENGELRGVTTLFGHSFDTTGLFGASRNEAGALYRRGFPEWATLPKHQWLAMGRRWHFFFGWVFVLNGFIFAAYSLVSRHLWSDLLPKKEEIRKIGASIRDHLRFRHPFGEEAARYNVLQKVAYTGVVFVLAPLIVLTGLTMSPNLNAAFPWMLTLFGGRQSARTIHFIAAFAFIGYTLLHVLMVAITGLWNNLRSMLTGWYLIRQSGENHEKTN from the coding sequence ATGGTAAAGCCGGGTCATACAAAAGAAGGAAAAAGCGCCGACCGCTGGCGTTTTCGCCATCCTTTATGGGTCCGCCTCGCCCATTGGCTGAATGTGCTCTGTCTTCCGATCCTTCTCATGAGCGGGTTTCAGATCTTTAATGCCCACCCTGCCCTCTATTGGGGCGAGCGGTCGGACCGCGATCGGCCGATTTTGGCGATGAAGGCCCTCCGCGCAGAAAACGGCGAGCTTCGGGGGGTCACCACCCTCTTCGGACATTCCTTCGATACAACCGGTCTCTTCGGCGCCTCCCGGAACGAGGCGGGCGCGCTCTACCGCCGCGGGTTCCCGGAATGGGCCACCCTGCCCAAGCACCAGTGGCTGGCGATGGGACGGCGCTGGCACTTCTTCTTCGGTTGGGTCTTCGTCCTCAATGGATTCATTTTTGCCGCCTATTCTCTGGTAAGCCGTCATCTCTGGAGTGACCTTCTTCCGAAAAAGGAAGAGATCCGAAAGATCGGGGCATCGATCCGCGACCACCTTCGCTTCCGCCACCCCTTCGGCGAGGAGGCCGCCCGTTACAATGTCCTTCAGAAAGTCGCCTACACCGGCGTCGTCTTTGTTCTGGCGCCCCTCATTGTTTTGACCGGCCTGACGATGTCGCCGAACCTCAACGCCGCTTTCCCTTGGATGTTGACCCTCTTCGGCGGTCGGCAGTCGGCCCGGACGATCCACTTCATCGCTGCGTTCGCCTTCATCGGCTACACCCTTCTCCACGTATTGATGGTGGCGATCACCGGCCTTTGGAACAATCTGAGATCGATGCTCACCGGATGGTATTTGATCCGGCAATCAGGAGAGAACCATGAAAAAACGAATTAG